ATTTTTTCCACTTCTTCTTTTTTCCTTGGGCAAGACATTCCTCCATCTAATAAATCAAAAAGACGGCCGCGAAGTAAACTGTAACTATCAAGACTTTCTACCAATCTCATTTCATGGAAATCTTCGCTATGTTTTCCATGCCTATCCCAAAAAATACAACTAGCCTGCTTGAGAGCTTCGACTATACTTTCAAGATCTTCAACTTTTACTTCTGGAAATAAAAACGCATAATTTCCAAAAATATCTGCTATTGATACTCCCAAGAGTCTTATTACTTCCTTGGGCAAAGAAATATCTTTATATGATTTGTTTGATTCTTCTGCACTCGTAACTCCGTACTCCCTCAACCAGTGTCCCAAGTGAGCTGTATAATATATTGGGTCATTGCCCAACTTAACTTTTTCAAACCCAACATACATCTCAATGACCTGCGGTGGCTTTTCCAAAGAAAGAAGAGATTCTCTCTTCTTTGATTCTACAGCCTTTTTCATACAAAACCCCTTTCTTTTTTTAAAAAATGAATGATTTAAAGAACGACAAGAGTATACTATAAATAAATATAAATATCAAATACGTGCGCATAGAACAGACAGATCAACTACTTGTCCACTTTTCAGGCGATCACATTAAAAATGGACAACTTACTATTATTCTAATTTTCTAATTTAAACCAAATCTACTGCGTAAAAAATTGTCATTGGTTATACTTTTGGTAACAATATAATGAACATACTTACCTACTCCAAAAACTTCAGCGATAAAATCAACTTCGTTTTGGCAATTGTATGGATAAATCCAAACACTTTTCTGGAAAGGTATTAAACCCAAATTTTTCATTTTTTCTCCCAAAGCATTGCGAGCCGATTTTTTATTTTCTGGAATATCAAAAACGACAATATGCCAATCGCCATCCCATTTTTTAGCTTTTTTTATAACCAGGCTATCAAACCTATATTCTAAAATCTTTTTCTTGCCTTGTTCGGTAAGAATAATTTTGACTTTATCATCACCCTCCTCTAAAAATTCTAAAACCTTGGTTTGACGTAACCGCCATAACACCTTTGAAACTTTCCTGGAACTAACACCTTTAACCTTAATATTATAATTAAAACCTCTACCCGATCTAGTGGTCTTGACCATTGGAATGTAAAACGGATCAAAAAAATATTTGCCAAATATGGTTTTGAGAATAATTTTGGTGATTGTATAAGCCATTGTCCACTTTTAATGCTATCACATTTTTTATGGACAATTAAGTTTATCTTTTAATACTTCGTATATATAGATTGTAACGACCATCTAAAAATGATTAAATGGTAACCAATATGGATCTCTCTAGATTTAAAAAAGAACTAGGCGCCTTAAACCCCGAACAACGCCAAGCGGTGGAGACAATTGAGGGACCGGTTATGGTTATAGCCGGCCCTGGTACGGGAAAAACACAAATTTTAACTTTGCGGATTGCTAATATTTTAAACAAAACCGACACCAACCCCGAAAATATTCTAGCTTTAACTTTTACTGAATCTGCTACCGCCAACATGAGGCGTCGTCTAACCAGTTTGATCGGTACGCCTAGCTACTACATTAATATCCATACTTTTCACGGTTTTTGTAACAAGCTTATCCAAGATTACCCAGAAAACTTTCCAAAAATAATTGGCTCCACCAATGCTAATCAAGTAGATCAAATACAAATTATTAGAAAGATTATAGACGAGCATGGTTTTAAGAATTTGAAGCCATTCGGTAGTAAGTATTATTACGTTACCGAAATACTAAAAAACATCCGCCAATTAAAAAGCGAAGGTATTGGTCCTGTTGAATTTAAAAATATAACTTCTAAAATAAATCTCGAAGACCCCAAAGAGGAAAAAAATACCGAACGCTTAAAAGAACTATCTTTGGTATATAAAAAATATCAAGCCGAACTTTCAAAAAGAAAGCTATACGATTTTGAAGATATGATTTTGGAAACCATAAATTCGCTCAAAAAAGATAAGGATTTTTTGTTAGACCTTCAAGAAAAATACCAATACATATTAGTAGACGAACACCAAGACACCAACGGCGCCCAAAATAAAGCCTTAGAGCTTTTAACCAATTATGATGAGAACCCAAACTTGTTTGTGGTAGGCGACGAAAAACAAGCTATTTACCGTTTTCAAGGCGCTAGTTTAGAAAACTTTTTATATTTTAAAGAAAAGTTTAAAAAAGCGAAATTAGTAGAATTAAAACAAAATTATCGCTCTACCCAAAAAATATTGGATGCCTCACATAGCTTAATAAAAAAAAATATAGCTGTCTTGGCTTTAACCAAACTCCAAGCCCAAAAAGGCAGGACCGACCTTCCTAGAAGGTCGGTCCTGCAGGTGGCAACCTGCGCTACACCCGAAATAGAATACCTTTTTATAACTCAAAAAATAAAAGAACTTCTAAGGCAAAAGGTTGAAGCTAGCAAAATTGCAATCTTATATAGAGAAAATAAAGATGCTTTTTCTGTTTCCGACTTTTTAACTAAACAGAATATAAAACACGGCATAGAATCCGATGAAAACATATTAGAAGATATGGATATTAAAAAACTAAATATTCTTTTTGATGCCATAGAAAACTTTCCTTCTTTAGAATTTTTAGCTCCAGCCTTACACCTAGATTTTTTAAATATAAACCCCTTAGAAGCTTATAAAGCCATAGAATCAAAAGATTTTAATAGTTCGCCTAATGTGTCTAACCTATTTAAAAAAATAGGTGAGCTTAAAAAATATAGCCGTAATAATGTTTTTGTTAAATTTTTTGAAAAAGTAATAAACGATACTGGTTTTTTAAAAAACATACTGGCCGAGGCCAATTACAACGAAAGATTAAATAAACTTCATGCTTTGTTTAGCGAAGTTAAAAAAATAAATTTTGCTAACCACAATTTTTCTTTACCAAACTATCTAAATCATTTAGAAATTTTAAGGGAACATAACTTGCCTATTCAAATTAAAACAAAAACATTACCCGCAAATGTTCGCTTAATGACGGCTCACCGAGCCAAAGGCCTAGAATTTGATTATGTATTTATTATAGGCGCCTACAATGGCCATTGGGGCAATAAAAGAAATATGAGCCATATAAAACTCCCCATAAAAACAAGCTTTGATGCTGATAAAATAGAAAAAAACGAGGATGAGCGCAGATTGTTTTATATGGCCATCACTCGAGCCAAAAAAGAAGCTTACATAAGTTATTCCACTTCTTCGTTTGACGGCAAAGAGCAAGTGCCTAGCCAATTTATAAACGAAATCGATCCCGCCTTAAAAGAAGAACATATAATTGAGCAAAATCCAGAAATTAAAAAAATTGTACTAGCTTCAATTTCTAATAACAAAGCACCAAAAACAAATGAAAAAACTTTTGTGGTAGATATATTTTTGCGCCGTGGCTTCTCGCCTACCTCGCTAAATAATTATTTAACCTGCCCCTGGAATTTTTTCTATAACAATCTGCTTCGCATACCCAAAGCCCAAGCCAACTATTTAATTTATGGCAACGCCAAGCACAAGGCCTTACAGCTTTTTTTTGATGAGAAAGAAAAAAATAAAAAAATAGGCTCTAAATTTATAATAGAAAAATTTATAGAAGATTTACGAAATTACCCTTTAATACCGAAGGATCATGAAACCTTGCTTAAAAAAGGAATAGAAAGTTTAACCGCCTATTATAATTTTTATAAAGATTCTTGGCCCGAAAAAACAGTAAACGAATACAACATTAAAGGAGTTAGTTTTAACTTAGGCGCGCAAGAAATAAAACTAAGCGGAAAACTAGATCGCTTAGAACTAAAACCAAATAGCCCAGCTGTTACAGTAGTAGATTACAAAACTGGAGCCGCCAAAAGCCGAAACGAAATTTTAGGCAACACCAAAAACGCCGATGGTAATTATTTTAGACAACTTGTTTTCTACAAATTGCTTTTAGATATGTTACCCAACAAAAAATATAATATGCTGGCTGGTGCAATTGACTTCACTGAACCCCTCGACTCCGCTCGACAAGGCTCGGGGCAAGCCGCTCGGGGCAAGCCTGCCTTTAAAAGAGAGGTTTTTGAAATTTCTAACGAAGAAACAAAAGCACTTAAAGAAACTATCACTAAATGCGCAAATGAAATTTTAAACTTAAAATTTTGGAACAAACTCTGCGGTGAAAAAGATTGTGAATATTGCGAGTTAAGAAAGTTAGTTTCTTAATTAATACTCCCTCAACTTATGAATCCTCTCGTGGCCACGTATTTTGT
Above is a genomic segment from bacterium containing:
- a CDS encoding ATP-dependent DNA helicase, whose product is MDLSRFKKELGALNPEQRQAVETIEGPVMVIAGPGTGKTQILTLRIANILNKTDTNPENILALTFTESATANMRRRLTSLIGTPSYYINIHTFHGFCNKLIQDYPENFPKIIGSTNANQVDQIQIIRKIIDEHGFKNLKPFGSKYYYVTEILKNIRQLKSEGIGPVEFKNITSKINLEDPKEEKNTERLKELSLVYKKYQAELSKRKLYDFEDMILETINSLKKDKDFLLDLQEKYQYILVDEHQDTNGAQNKALELLTNYDENPNLFVVGDEKQAIYRFQGASLENFLYFKEKFKKAKLVELKQNYRSTQKILDASHSLIKKNIAVLALTKLQAQKGRTDLPRRSVLQVATCATPEIEYLFITQKIKELLRQKVEASKIAILYRENKDAFSVSDFLTKQNIKHGIESDENILEDMDIKKLNILFDAIENFPSLEFLAPALHLDFLNINPLEAYKAIESKDFNSSPNVSNLFKKIGELKKYSRNNVFVKFFEKVINDTGFLKNILAEANYNERLNKLHALFSEVKKINFANHNFSLPNYLNHLEILREHNLPIQIKTKTLPANVRLMTAHRAKGLEFDYVFIIGAYNGHWGNKRNMSHIKLPIKTSFDADKIEKNEDERRLFYMAITRAKKEAYISYSTSSFDGKEQVPSQFINEIDPALKEEHIIEQNPEIKKIVLASISNNKAPKTNEKTFVVDIFLRRGFSPTSLNNYLTCPWNFFYNNLLRIPKAQANYLIYGNAKHKALQLFFDEKEKNKKIGSKFIIEKFIEDLRNYPLIPKDHETLLKKGIESLTAYYNFYKDSWPEKTVNEYNIKGVSFNLGAQEIKLSGKLDRLELKPNSPAVTVVDYKTGAAKSRNEILGNTKNADGNYFRQLVFYKLLLDMLPNKKYNMLAGAIDFTEPLDSARQGSGQAARGKPAFKREVFEISNEETKALKETITKCANEILNLKFWNKLCGEKDCEYCELRKLVS